The Solanum pennellii chromosome 4, SPENNV200 genomic interval TCCCTCCCTCTCAGTACATGGTTCCCCAAACATCCTCTTAACATGTCCAGCAACCAAAACCAAGACAAGGAAGAAAGAAGTTTGCCTCATGAAATGAAATGTGTCATTCCAAAACTTCTCTTCTCCCAACAACTATTGAAATTTAACATTTTTCTGTTCTTTGAATACATATAAACATGTTAAAACCACAGCACCAGCAATTTTCTCTCCACCTATGAATGTTTTTCACTTTCCAATTTGGATCTTCACTGGTTTTTCCAATAGGACCCATGATCATTTGAACAATGTCCCGCATTCTATTTTATTATCAATCAAACCCCTTTgcgtttttttctttttgttatcaATGAACTTAGATGTCTCGTATTTCTCGAGAAAAGCCTATTGGACAACCAAGCTGGAACTAAAATCACGTGAGATAAGGGTTCAAATACCTTATGTGGTAAAACAAGCTAGGCCACTTTACTCCCATATGCAAGATTTATGGCCAGATTTACCCAGTATCCCCACTACTAAGACATAGATAACCATGAGTACAGTAAACCCAAGTTCCTCAGCATACCACAGGGTATAAACAAAACTAATTTAGGACTAAAGGGGTTGTTACAATTGACAAGATTACATAAAGTAACAGCCAAAAAActtctaattttcaaaaaatcagcaaaacccattgacaaaaaaaaggtaaaaaaactAACCAGTGTgcaaaaaattcaacaatagCATAAGGTGCAGGAGTCTCTTTGAGTACTGAATCAAAGTTGGTGGCGTTCAATTCAACAGCAAAGTCAGGCTTTTCACCATCTTGCCCACTAATCGCCCGAAGAATCACCCGCTGCGATCCGTTCGAAACCGAAACCGATTGTTCCAAGATTGACACAAATAGAGCAAAAATGAGCAAAAATATTGAACAAGACATGGCAATGATTCagtaaaagggaaaagggtGTCTGTAGAAATGGATTTTCGAAGTCTCTGAGCTGAGAAAATCGATCTGAATTTGGTAATTTGGGTTAAAGAATCGATTTTTTTTTAGGACAGAGGAACAGCTTTACCTAACTCACTACTGTCCCTTTGCCCTCATAGGAATTTTcctttgaattttatttttagggcCCTCTTATGTGGTATATgcattaggttttttttttcaaaaaaaatggtAATGTTCGGATCGACTCTCGTATATCTCGATTAATTTAGGAAAATGAGAAATAAATATGTGTCCTTTTCCCCAACACTTTTTTGTAGGAAATTTTAAAGAAGTTGAGAAGTCGATCAGgtgatttattataattttcgTCTGAGTTAATGAagtaatttgatattttattctGATAAGATTTTAAGCTAATAATGACACAAATAAAGACAAATTAAAATTGGAATACTATCTATACTATGGTATACAtgtaataaatttaattcataatataacAACTATTtcactatatataatatatatgtatcccttctataaaagaaaatatattttgttgtatTGTTTTAACgaaaaagactcaaatattttattaatatttaaggGGAAAAAATCATTTATGTCTCTGTTAAGAGTTCAACTCATCTATGTTATTTTCGTGTGAGAAAAAAACTCATCCATATCATTATTTTGTTaactaaaatatagaaaaatttatatttggagagtaaaatagagtttAGGGTTGGAAATGCCCTTATATTTAGTCTCTGAATAAACGAAAAAATATTGTAGTGATACAAAAGTTATGCTCTacactttctttattttttgctcTAAGATGTCAAGAAACTTCTTTTCAAATCACTATCACTAATATGTTCAATTTTTTATCTGACGATTAGTctaattaacttttataatcgatcaataatcacaattaatcacTACTTTTCGTGACTCATAAACTAGTGATATTTTTCCAATACTtgtttttgatataataaatgcataaacatataaataaatattctattATTCATTGCTGTCACTTAGCTTTAGTACTATCAATTACCAACATCTTCCACAAATAAGCAAAGAAATAAGTCAACCATCTTTTTCCATATCATTACATCCACTATCAAAGTATTTGCATTTTTTATACGAGCgataactatttatttattaaaatatgtttcGAAATTAATGAATTAGCTTATTGACATGTACTGGATGAAATGTTATGCGCAAATTAAGTTATCACACGACTTTTAGTGATGATATTCAAACACTTGATTCAGTCATCTTTGAGGTGTGTTTTGATAAGTAGTTAATATAATTCCGTTAAATGTGTTTTGAATAACACAAACATTGCATAGTTGAGAATTGAGATATTGAACTTGCAAATTAAAGACATGTTTTTGAAGATTATCTCTATAATTACACtattttctttgaattgaatgaaactGATCTTTTTCATCTTGAATTTATTTGAGTTGTCATTACAAGGTTCTTGAGAAATGTAAGTGGtgatattcttcaattttctcatgttcgTTTGGTCagaaattctaaaaaatattgtattttttatttatttataagttaCTTTAGTGattctttatttgttttgtaCTAAGTGGAAGATGAGTTGAAGATTAGGATTAGCTTAGTTTTGTACCAAATTCTTATGAACAAATGGAAAGATAAactttatgttattttactattataaaaaaaattatgattttcataaaAGCTCTTCTCCCAATCTATTTATTCACTTGGAGGCTCGTAATTCCTTTCGAttatcttcatatcatgaattctctttcgaaaaataattatgttctCATccacattctttttaatatttatagaaGATATCTTTGATCGGTTCTATAAAgaacttcatattttatttattttaatttatgtgaaaatagtgtacaaatattaaaatacatatttgaaaaCTATACCAAAAATCATACAAGTTAATACAAGCTAaagtaattaacaaaatattatttttgactaattcccaaacAACATCTTCACATAAAATTAGATCAACAGAATacatatttattcaaaaataatttcactTTAATAAGAAGATCTATGACTATATAActttattttgcttatttgatacaataataacaaaaaaaaattcatgataaattaaatatcgctacataaattgaaacgaagACGAAAAATGTGTATTTAAGAAATAAGGTTGGATGGCAAAACCGTGTTTTACAAGAAGAAACAGCCAATAATGAGCCAAATTAGTCACATCATTAACTTAGCGTGAAGTATATTGATTGCGTGCtccaaaatgaattaattaattaaattatattttcttcgatttaatttatttatctaatttaatttaatatataattataaattaaaaatacatgaaattaaaattaagaaattgttataaaaaatacttttttgttatcgtataaatatttttgacattatttttttaatttgacatGTGAAGCAATTTAATTAGGtattatcatcttttataaggTTAGTAATCATTAGTAATTGTATTAGGGATTTATCTATAATTACTTTATAAATAATTaccttctttcttatttttaattattcaaattgtTTATTATAAgcattttatacaaaattaaaattaattttagggATTTTAACAACCAAACTCCATGCACAAATTTCCTATTATCATCCTATATATGttcaaacaaatataataaacttcTAGATTAGAGTTTTAATATTTCCACTgttatacattaattaaaacaactttttttaatctaattctcactttttaaaatagcgtcttttttttctagaaacctttttttttgtatcataATTTAGATATggtcaaaataattattctgaTTCTAGAAATATATGCATAGACTAGTATAATTGttcatgttcttttttttagtgTGTTCTAAGAccttgtcaaaaaaaaaaaagagaagaactttttagttatttaatcatttaattttttaaaattttatttattttttcgtttgtttaaagaaaaatgtttcTTTTGAGTCTTTATAAATTCTTGGTTTTTTTTCCACATGACATGTTATTTAAgactataaaattaaaataaataaataatatattttattaatttttaatttcagaTTACAAGATTTAAAAGGTGTATATAACACAACCATTGAAGGCACATATATAACTCTTCCTTTTAACGGTTAtaaatgcatttttttaatcaaaagtttCAGATTTGCGTCTTGAGTATGAAAAAATTCTTGATATAAAGCGCTATCCTCTGAATATATAGGACGCTATCGGACGCAAATTCATATAAGTGCTGGATATCAATTTAAggaactttaattttaatttaatgtgtTATAATCTTTCGTTTGACTTTTCATGATTTGATGAGGAAATCACTATCTTGGAATGATGAgttctaattttaaaatttttatagtcGTACCCTctgatatcatatttttattacatgtatttaaaaaaatgttcttaaaaacaataataattatgtaagtatttttttcatgtaCTTTTATTTGTCTTGTTTAGATTCAgaataatcattaaaaaaaataaaattgatatgaGTTTTTTTAGTATACAACCTCTATTAATTGATATTTAGTATTATTAgatcttgaaaaataatttagagaatAAGTAATGGTGTGaaggataaaacatgaaaacaattaaacaaaaatttaatacgATAAAAAACGGCAAGTAAAATGTGAAAATCCTTTTAAAATCTcgacaaataaaagtaaacgaTGGgagtaaaagaaaatttaatacgATTAAAAACGACAAGTAAAACGTGAAAATCCTTTTAAAATCTcgacaaataaaagtaaacgaTGGGAGTatcaatttataaaaagatgattttattaaaaagttatcatattaattattattttaggaaTGGAAGATtataaatagacaaaaaaaatgaataaaataaatatttaattaaaaatatttttaaaaatatataaaatcaataaaaatcaaGTAATATATAACGGAACGAGTAACGTTTTCCTAAATTTAATAGTGAAAAAACGCGCACCAAATCAAGTTAGCTGCTTCACGCGGATATATATGTTTCACACCTTATTGCTAAAAGACTTTAATACCCTCACATGAAACCAATatctataaatacatatatctaagtttcaaaaaaattaaacaaaatgtcaataacaatatcaaCTTCTTCTCTACTTCTTCCTTCACaattttcaccaaaaaaaaggTCATCAAAAGCTTCGAGAAGAACTCCGACGTTGGCAATAAGAAGAGAAGCACATGATCAAAACTACAACTCTAATGATTCTGGTCGTGTAGACGAGAACTTAATAGTCCTTCGAAAGAGAATCCATGAGATGAAGATGGTAGAGAAGAATTACGAGCCTCCTAATGAATGGATGGATTGGGAGAAGAGTCTTTATATGGATTACGACTCGAATATTTGTGAGTTAATGGGATTATTGCAAGCCCAATTGATGGATACAAGGCCAAGCTTGGTTTTGGGTATGGTTGGGCTCATTGCATTAAGTGTGCCCACTTCAACTATTGTGGTTTTGTTTCATTTGTTAGAGTTAGCAAAAGGGATTTTGGCTAATGGATTACATATTCCTTAAATAACCTCCTTCGAATCATACGAAAGCTGATTCAGATATCACGATAAAAAAATGCTTTCGTAATTTCTTCTTAGGATCTTTTTAGGGCTAGCTTTCCATGTTTAAGACTAAAGTTCTTTTTATATGTACATTGATACTACAAGCATTAATTAggattctttttaaaaaaaaaaaaactattttttcattctttattcAAATATTGATTTGTATGTCTAAACTCTACATAATTTGGGAATTTAATAATGCTTCTTATTTGTTGTATAGTTTGAAGGAgaacttttataatattattgtttGTATAGCTAAATATATCTCTTTgtaaa includes:
- the LOC107016402 gene encoding uncharacterized protein LOC107016402 → MSITISTSSLLLPSQFSPKKRSSKASRRTPTLAIRREAHDQNYNSNDSGRVDENLIVLRKRIHEMKMVEKNYEPPNEWMDWEKSLYMDYDSNICELMGLLQAQLMDTRPSLVLGMVGLIALSVPTSTIVVLFHLLELAKGILANGLHIP